ATCGCGTTCTCGTCAGTAACAGCACCTAGAAACCAATCATCACCTAAATAGTGCTTATGTTGGCTTTCCTTTCGTGCCATGACAATAAAATCGCCTACTTCGCCTTGCAACGCAATACTTTCAGACCAGTCAGTTGGCACATCTTTAATAAATTGGAAAGCATCAGGCTTGGCTTCATAATTTTCGGGTAGGTCTGCTGCCATTTGTATGGGGCTGTATAACACCACGTATTGAGCCAACTGTTTTGCCAGTGTAGTTTGCGGGCGCATTGTATTACCTTTACCCCACTCTACACCGCCATCTTGTTGACGGATGTAGTCAAAATTGAAAATACCGGGCGTAAAGTCCATAGGGCCTGCAAGCATCCTAGTAAATGCTAGCATAGGAATATGTTCTGGTGGATTTGGTGCAGCCCAACCAGAGTTATACTCTTGCCCGCGGGCACTTTCTCGAGAGATCCAGTTTGGGTAAGTACGGCGAAGCCCCGTGTCTTTTACCGATTCATGAGTATTGATAGCAAGCTCATATTTTGCGGCTGTTTTTACGTTGTGCAAAAAGTGATTCACCACGCGCTGACTGTCAGTATATTCATAGCGAACATGGCCTTGGTCATCCTTTACTTTTAGATTTTGTCCGTGTGCAACGTAACCTGTTTTAATTTGAGAGACGCCTAATTTTTGGTAAAGCGCGAATCCATCCTCCATTTGCGCTTCATAATTACTAATACCGCCAGAAGTTTCATGATGTCCAATAAGCTTCACACCTTTGCTTTTACCGTACTCTGTAATTCGTTTGATATCAAAGTCTGGATAGCTTTCAGTAAACGAAAAGAGCTCGGAGTTGGCAATCCAGTCGCCATCCCACCCTTTGTTCCACCCCTCTACCAAAACGCCATCAAAACCATTAGCTGCGGCAAAATCCATATACTCCATGGTTCGCTCAGTAGTTGCACCGTGCTTATCTGAAGAGCCCCAAGTAAACTTGTCGATGTGCATTCCCCACCATATTCCCACATATTTACCGGGCTCTACCCAGCTTACTTCTCCCAACTTGTTTGGCTCATTGAGGTTAAGAGAAATAAACGAGTTGGCTAAATCGACGGCTTCATCACCAATCGTTATTGTTCTCCAAGGCGTAGTAAACGAGCCATGCTTTCGAACCAAAACACCATCGTGCGAAGGCGCAAGAGCAGCGGTAAAGCGACCCAACTCTTGTTTATCAAGACTCATACCGGCATAGTCGACAAGTGCCGCTTCGTGCACGGCAACATGAACACCATTTTCATAAGCAACTGTAAATGGCGTGTGGGCTTTGTATACTTCTTGAAGTGGGGTTTTACGATATAGATATTCGTATCGCTCGCGGCCATGAGCAGGGATCCAATACGCCGTTGCCTGATGAGAATTGACAAAATTAAACTCTGTCAGCTCTCGCGTAATTGTCCGTTTTTCATCAGTCACAATTTCATATCTAAAACCGACACCGTCGTTGAAAACCCTGGCACGCACCTGAAAACGATTTTCATTATTGCCATTGTCGATGAATTCAACCACTAATTCGTTGTGGTAGTCACGGATTTGAGTTTGCTCTCCCCATGGCTGTGTCCATGTGGCATCTACGCGATTTCGACTGATTTCTTTAACAGAAAAATCGCGATACATAGGTGCCGCACTTGCAAAAGTAAAACCTAATTTACTTGATGCAAAAAGCGGCGTACCGCGATAGTCAATGCGATACTGCGCGATACTTTTGTCGCTACTAAAGGTGAGTACGATTTTTTTGTCCGGCGATTTAACAACAACTTCGCTGGCGAAAACGGAGGTGGCAGACAGTAAAAGTAACAGGCAAATTGCTCGCATGGACTAACCTTAACATTGTTAATGTTATGTTAGTATCAAGCAATTTGCCTATTTTGCAAGCAATTTCTTAAACGATTAAGATCAGCTGATTTAATTACACTTTTATTTTCGCGCTTTTTTCATTCTACGGCTTTGTTCTTGACGCTTTTCTTCACGTTTTTCTTTGCGGTCTTTTTTATCTGGCGTTAACGAGCCAGTTTTAAATTTTTGCTTGCGCTTGGCTTTTGCTTCAGCTTTTCTTGCCGCCTCTTTCGCCATTTCTTCTTTTTCTTGTTCAAGCATCTCTGGCGTTTCTAACGTAATACGCCCCAGTTTTCCCGACTGAAGTTCTTTCAGTAATATCTCGCATATTTTGTGTAAATTAACCCTACCCCCAGCTTGAATTGCGCCGCGATTTTTCGCCGCTGCTTCTAGAAACTCAATTTCTGTGTCTGGCAGTTCATCAAGCTTGTAGCGCTCTTGCATAACTTCTGGGTACGCTTTAATAAGGTAATCAGCCGCGAAAAATCCCACGTCGTCATACTCCATTGCCGTATTTTTTACTGCACCTGAGGATGCTAAACGGTAAATCGAATTTGGGTTTTCTAACTTAGGCCAAAGTACTCCTGGCGTATCAAAAAGAATAATGCCGCTGCCAAGGTTAATCCGCTGCTGACTTTTGGTAACGGCCGGTTCATTGCCCGTTTTAGCAATAATTCGCTCGGCCAATATGTTAATCAAGGTCGACTTCCCCACATTAGGGATACCTGTGATCATAGCCTTAATCGCTTTCGGTTGAGCGTCTTTATGGGCGCAAATGCTTCTTATCATCTGCATTATTTGTTTACTATTACCCGGGTTATCACTTGATGTGGTAATCGTTTTAACGCCGCGTTCTTTTTCTAAACTTTCCTGCCAGCGAGCCGTAATGTCAGGGTCAGCTAAATCATATTTATTCAGAATTTTTATACAGGGTTTGTCGCCACGAATTTTTGCAATTTCCGGGTTTTCGCTAGAATATGGGATACGCGCATCAAGCACTTCTATTAGAATATCTACTTGATTTAACGACTCTTTAATTTCTTTCAAGGCTTTGTGCATGTGCCCTGGGAACCATTGTAATGCCACGGTTTATTCCTATATTTTGCGAGTATTAAGGGGTTGCAACAGCTGCGAGTTAACGCGAAAGTTCATAGACACACATATTGACGGCACTGGCCAGATTCAATGAGTCAATTTTGCCACACCCTGGAATTGTGAATGCTTCTGCGTTGAGGCTGGCTAACACTTCTCTAGGCACGCCTCTCGCTTCGTTACCAAAAAGATAGCACTGATAATCACCAAATGTGGGCGACATTACTTTTTTGCCATTCATGTCTAAGTAAGCAAAGTGCTGAAATCTATCATTCAATGACTCAAGGGGCACATTAAGCTCCATATCAACGTGAAATATAGCCCCCATACTGGCTCGCACTACCTTTGAATTGTAAGGGTCAACACTATTTGGGCTCATCATTAATGTGACGTTGCCAAACCATGCCAACGTTCTTAATATCGTGCCTAAATTGCCTGGGTCTTGTGTTTCATAAAGGTACACATAATAGGTGTTCGCAGAGGTTTTATTGCTTGTTTCGGTGGAGCGTTTTTTCGGTAATGGAACAAGGGCAATAATGCCCTGAGGTGATTTAGTATCGCTCAACGATACCATTTGTTGTTCACTAAGAACTTCAACCTTATAGTTTGTTGAAAGCTTCTTAGAAAGCCAATCGGCGTACTGTGAGGTTGCGTAAAAGGTGATTTCACTCAGACTCAAAAAAGCCTGTTTATCATTAATGGCCTTAATTAACTCAAGTACCAGATGCTCTCCTTCCACCAAATAATAGCCGAATTGAGACCGGTATTTCTTTTGGTGGAGCTTTTTTACATCACTGAGTTTCATTAAACCTGACCTTAAAATCTTTTGCGGCGCAAGTGTAAGCCAAACAGACGAAAACTCAAGTACTGCGTGGTACACAACAAACTATTGTTACGCCTATTTTAGCCCTCTTACATCGGTTATGCGCTGTGGCAACGTAAACATGCTTTTACCCAGCGCTAACGCGTACCCAGGTCCCTCGTTATCAAGCACGTAACTCGGTAAGTAAAACACGCGCGCGTTTTGCTGATTGGTTAGCGCCGCATCAATACGCTGCCACCTGTTTTCGATATACAGTTCATTCCAAGCATGACCAAACGCTTCTAGTGTTTTATCGACCTCCACAAGAACTGAGCCCACAACCACGCGAGCGGGCACATCAAGACCTCTAGCCAACGCTGCGGTCAACACCGCAAACTCTGTACAGTCACCACTTTTACTTTTAGCAACGGTAGAGGCAAACGCAAAATTGTGAATGTAGCTAGGTTCAGTAATATACGTCGACACGTACTGCTCTATGCTTTGCCCAAGCAAATCTGGCGTTGATACCAGATTGGTTTGCTTAAACTGCGTTAGAACGGATTGAACTTGAGGCTCGTCATAATCAATGACAAAGCTGCTCTGGGTGTGCTTATTTATTACCGGCGCATTCGCTACGTAATGTTCATTTAGTGATAGCGTGAGCGTATTACCTGACACGTTATCCACTTGCACACCTTCCCAGCCAGCTAACAAAGTTTGATACTCAGACGGTTTACTCACCACCACTTCAAACTGGATGCTTGACGGTAGGGGTAACGCTTGTTCTGAATGAAGCGTTAATTCGATTTGAGCGAAGGTAGGCGAGCTTTGCCCATGGGCAACACTCGCAAGTAGCCACAACACTAACGTATATAAACGCATCATAACGCTGTAGGTTTACCAGAAACGAAAAGCGGTTTTATTAACATGGAGACAGGCCCGATACTCATGGTAGCAGATTGCATTATTAGGTCATCGTTGGCCTTATACTTTACCTCAAAACCTTCCATATCAGCCTTATACAGATGTAGACCATCCTGCTGCCCCTCTTTCAACATCGTTGTCGTTGTGGGTGCTGTTGGGTCGGTATCGGCAGACCAAGTTACATACGTGGTGGTTTCTTTGTCAGTCTTATTCAGTTCGTCAACCACTAAGTAAGTACCAAAGTTAGAGACAAACTCACCTTGATATTCTAACTGTGCAGAAATGGGCTTACCTTGTATTTCGCCTTCAACGGCCCATACACCTTCAGATGCCGATAACGATAGCGACGAAGACATTTCGCTGTTCTCTACCGAATAGGTATAAGCATTTATTAACTCGCCATCAGCATAACTCCATGAACGCGTAACAGTATCTGTTGTAGCAACATTGTTTGCATCTACAGGCAAAATCATTGAAAGCGCTTCTCTGATTTCAACATCACCATCAGCATCTTTAGTGAACTTCTCAACCGCAACACCAACCAATTCGTTATTCATATATACCGAATTAACTGAGTTAAAAAACGGTGTTGCATGAGCGCTTTTATCCGTCGCATTAACAAACGAGGTAAAGACATCCTTAAAGGTTTCGCGATAGCCAATTTCGTTGTGTAGACAAACTTGAAGACCATTAGGAGACTCGGCGGATAACCCCTTCATTAAACCTGTTAACTGCTCTGCACCTGTTCCCAGGTTATAAAGCACCTGATAATCAAGTACTGCTGTATCGGCAATATTTTCCACATTTAGTGAGTAGTTGTACTGGCTGGTTAGTGCTCTTTTGTGCAATGTAGCGATATTCTCTGTCGCATACTTCATCATATTAACAAGTGAATTTGCGGGGCCATCGTAATCTTGAAATGCCCAACACTCCACTGGGGTGTCAGTGCCGATGTCAACGGTGTAATACCAATACGTATCGGCTTTCTCTACATCAGACCACTTTCCCAAAATTGCAGCGCTTAGCGGAAACTCTGCAAGTGTAACATTCGACTTTTCAGTAATTTTCACTTCGCGTTTCACCGCGTCGTTGAACCAGCCAGGAAGCTGTTCTTGTGAAATATAATCTTTCGCTAGTACTGGGGTTACACTGCACACCAGTGCCAAACCCATTAATGATGCGTTTACTTTTTTCATTGTTATTTTATTCCTTTACTCGTCTTCCACTACGTATATTTCACCATCGTAAATTCCCTGCACGGTAAGCTTTTGACTCGCTAACGCCTGCAAGTAATCAATATGAGCTTGCTCAATTTTTTGTCCCGGTACAATCAGTGGGATCCCAGGAGGATACGGCGTGATTAAACCAGCGGCAGTACGCCCTACACTATTTTGCCACGCTATTGCCTCGCGCTTGCTAAAAAACGCTTTCGAAGGTAAATCGTCCAAATGAATGGGTGGTATATCAGCTGGCAGAGGGCTTTTGCTTTTACGCTTACTTAAGTTTACGGCACCATCGTCTAAACGCTTTAACGCATTGTATAGTCTTACTATCTTAGAGCGCATGCCGCCCAGCGTTAACAACACCAAGATTGTACTGTGCGTAAACTTTTCTATTTCAAGACCCACTTCGTCCATTAAGAATCGATGAATTTCTTGGTTGGAATAATCCAATGCGGAAACATCAATGAGGATTTTAAGTGGATCATGACCAATGTTATCGCTTTCGAAGTGCGAGAACATTGTGGCAAAATCTTGTGGACTTAACACCCGCAAACGCTTGAATTTAGCCATTTGGGCTTTTAACTCAGCCACATTGCTCAACAACTCATTGAGAATTTTATACCCTTCCATCTCTAACTGTTGACGACAGACGTCTAACGAAGCAATGAGTTGATACTTTGGCGAAGTACTGGTGTGTATTGCGAAGACCTCTTTAAAGAAGTCTTTGTCGAAGTCAGGATCATTGACATGAATGAATGACGCCTGAGAAAACGCAGAAACTACTTTGTGCGCTGAATGCGTGATGTAATCAGCGCCAGCCGCAATAGCTGAATAATCACGCAATGCTGGGTGAAATAGCGAATATGCAAACCAGGCTTCGTCAATGAAAACCTTAATACCATGTTCATGCGCAAGTTGAACCACTTGCTTTAAGTCGGTGAGCAAACCATCGTACGTACAACCGGTAAGAACAATGAGTTTTGCATCAGTATTTTGCTCTATAAGGTTTTTAATTTGTGCCATGCGCGGCGGTGAAAAAATACCATACTCTGGGTTAAACACACTGTCGAGATACACTGGCATTGCGCGCGCTTGAATAATGCCGTAGTGCACAGATTTGTGACAATTGCGATCGGCTATAACTTTATCACCCTCTCGCAGCAACGTTTGCAGAATTATTTTATTCGACGTTGAAGAACCGTTAGTGACAAAGTAAGAATGACGCACTTCAAATGTATTTGCCACAGCAGCCTGCGCTTTACCAATAGCATGTGTGCCGTCAGATAGTGATCCCAATGAGTCCACACTCACCGAAAGGTCACTGACAAACACGTTGCGTCCAAAGAAGCGGTAAAAATCGCTGATGTAAGGAGAGTTTCTAAAGCTCGCACCGCCGCTGTGCCCTGGTGTATGCCAAGAGTCGTTTGCTTCTACAACATAATCTTTGTACTCAGTCCAAAACGGTGTTTCATTTCTATCATCAAAGTCATTAATGATGTAACCCAGTATAGATTCTGGGTCTGAGATAATGTCATTGCGATAAAAGAATGACTCTATACCGTTGGCCTGATTAACGATGTCCAGTCCTTTAACCGCATCACCCAATACATAAACCGGTAGCTCAGGGCGTATTCGTTTGATGGCATCAATCACACGAGCGTTGTTTTGAATAACAGCACCTTTGTCGTCAGAGTCAGCAACCTGACTAACGAGTTCGTGTTCTTTTGCTACCACGTCCCAGCTAAACACAACCGCTTGAATGTCTCCGTCGTCACGCACAAACTGTAACGCTTTGGCTACCGCATTTGCCTCTATCAGACTTATTTCTACATCATCACGATCAAAATACGTGATGGTATTGCTAATACTTGTGGTGATTTGCTCAAGCAAATCAGCGGCATCTTCTATAACAAGAATTTTCAAATGAGGGCGCATCAAACATCCGTGATTAGTTACTTAGCGCATGGCGCTAACGTGGTTACCAAAATTAGAGTGTAACGCTGAATTTCATGTTGTGTGAAGTTTTCATTTGCTCTATCACCATTATAAATCGCACTTTATTACTTTCTCGAAGTGGGCATTTTACGTTGTGTATAGGTATGATAGTGGCCCTTTTGAGATTTGCCCTTTGTCACTTACTGAAATGGAGCTAAAACACAACATGGCTTTCGATTTAAAAATAGAAAATGATATTGCTGTAATTACCTTTGACGACGGAAAGGTAAATGCGGTTGGCTTCACGCTAATAGAACAACTTAACAACGCATTAGATGAGGCCGAACAAAAAGCGAATGCCGTGGTGCTTCACGGCGGTGAAGGTAAGTTCTGTGGTGGCTTCGATTTGTCGGTAATGAAAGCTGATGACAAAAGCAAACAGCTTGAACTTGTTCAAGCTGGCGCTGACCTTATCGTTCGCCTATACAGCTTTCCATTACCTGTGGTGGTTGCAGCAGAGGGTCATAGTATCGCGATGGGTGCCATTTTATTAATGGCAGCAGATTTGCGCATTGGTAAAGATGCAGACACCAAATACGGCCTTAATGAAACCGCAATTGGT
The DNA window shown above is from Alteromonas sp. KC3 and carries:
- a CDS encoding glycoside hydrolase family 97 protein — encoded protein: MRAICLLLLLSATSVFASEVVVKSPDKKIVLTFSSDKSIAQYRIDYRGTPLFASSKLGFTFASAAPMYRDFSVKEISRNRVDATWTQPWGEQTQIRDYHNELVVEFIDNGNNENRFQVRARVFNDGVGFRYEIVTDEKRTITRELTEFNFVNSHQATAYWIPAHGRERYEYLYRKTPLQEVYKAHTPFTVAYENGVHVAVHEAALVDYAGMSLDKQELGRFTAALAPSHDGVLVRKHGSFTTPWRTITIGDEAVDLANSFISLNLNEPNKLGEVSWVEPGKYVGIWWGMHIDKFTWGSSDKHGATTERTMEYMDFAAANGFDGVLVEGWNKGWDGDWIANSELFSFTESYPDFDIKRITEYGKSKGVKLIGHHETSGGISNYEAQMEDGFALYQKLGVSQIKTGYVAHGQNLKVKDDQGHVRYEYTDSQRVVNHFLHNVKTAAKYELAINTHESVKDTGLRRTYPNWISRESARGQEYNSGWAAPNPPEHIPMLAFTRMLAGPMDFTPGIFNFDYIRQQDGGVEWGKGNTMRPQTTLAKQLAQYVVLYSPIQMAADLPENYEAKPDAFQFIKDVPTDWSESIALQGEVGDFIVMARKESQHKHYLGDDWFLGAVTDENAISLDIPLSFLDEGQRYEAQIYSDGEDAHWETNPYALSITHKQVSAKDTLTLKLASSGGAAVRFRKLP
- the ylqF gene encoding ribosome biogenesis GTPase YlqF, which gives rise to MALQWFPGHMHKALKEIKESLNQVDILIEVLDARIPYSSENPEIAKIRGDKPCIKILNKYDLADPDITARWQESLEKERGVKTITTSSDNPGNSKQIMQMIRSICAHKDAQPKAIKAMITGIPNVGKSTLINILAERIIAKTGNEPAVTKSQQRINLGSGIILFDTPGVLWPKLENPNSIYRLASSGAVKNTAMEYDDVGFFAADYLIKAYPEVMQERYKLDELPDTEIEFLEAAAKNRGAIQAGGRVNLHKICEILLKELQSGKLGRITLETPEMLEQEKEEMAKEAARKAEAKAKRKQKFKTGSLTPDKKDRKEKREEKRQEQSRRMKKARK
- a CDS encoding TrmH family RNA methyltransferase, translated to MKLSDVKKLHQKKYRSQFGYYLVEGEHLVLELIKAINDKQAFLSLSEITFYATSQYADWLSKKLSTNYKVEVLSEQQMVSLSDTKSPQGIIALVPLPKKRSTETSNKTSANTYYVYLYETQDPGNLGTILRTLAWFGNVTLMMSPNSVDPYNSKVVRASMGAIFHVDMELNVPLESLNDRFQHFAYLDMNGKKVMSPTFGDYQCYLFGNEARGVPREVLASLNAEAFTIPGCGKIDSLNLASAVNMCVYELSR
- a CDS encoding transglutaminase-like domain-containing protein, producing the protein MMRLYTLVLWLLASVAHGQSSPTFAQIELTLHSEQALPLPSSIQFEVVVSKPSEYQTLLAGWEGVQVDNVSGNTLTLSLNEHYVANAPVINKHTQSSFVIDYDEPQVQSVLTQFKQTNLVSTPDLLGQSIEQYVSTYITEPSYIHNFAFASTVAKSKSGDCTEFAVLTAALARGLDVPARVVVGSVLVEVDKTLEAFGHAWNELYIENRWQRIDAALTNQQNARVFYLPSYVLDNEGPGYALALGKSMFTLPQRITDVRGLK
- a CDS encoding aminotransferase class V-fold PLP-dependent enzyme: MRPHLKILVIEDAADLLEQITTSISNTITYFDRDDVEISLIEANAVAKALQFVRDDGDIQAVVFSWDVVAKEHELVSQVADSDDKGAVIQNNARVIDAIKRIRPELPVYVLGDAVKGLDIVNQANGIESFFYRNDIISDPESILGYIINDFDDRNETPFWTEYKDYVVEANDSWHTPGHSGGASFRNSPYISDFYRFFGRNVFVSDLSVSVDSLGSLSDGTHAIGKAQAAVANTFEVRHSYFVTNGSSTSNKIILQTLLREGDKVIADRNCHKSVHYGIIQARAMPVYLDSVFNPEYGIFSPPRMAQIKNLIEQNTDAKLIVLTGCTYDGLLTDLKQVVQLAHEHGIKVFIDEAWFAYSLFHPALRDYSAIAAGADYITHSAHKVVSAFSQASFIHVNDPDFDKDFFKEVFAIHTSTSPKYQLIASLDVCRQQLEMEGYKILNELLSNVAELKAQMAKFKRLRVLSPQDFATMFSHFESDNIGHDPLKILIDVSALDYSNQEIHRFLMDEVGLEIEKFTHSTILVLLTLGGMRSKIVRLYNALKRLDDGAVNLSKRKSKSPLPADIPPIHLDDLPSKAFFSKREAIAWQNSVGRTAAGLITPYPPGIPLIVPGQKIEQAHIDYLQALASQKLTVQGIYDGEIYVVEDE
- a CDS encoding crotonase/enoyl-CoA hydratase family protein, giving the protein MAFDLKIENDIAVITFDDGKVNAVGFTLIEQLNNALDEAEQKANAVVLHGGEGKFCGGFDLSVMKADDKSKQLELVQAGADLIVRLYSFPLPVVVAAEGHSIAMGAILLMAADLRIGKDADTKYGLNETAIGMVLPPFGMELAKARLANTCQTEALLFSRIYDGKEAVKAGFLDAAVPQDQVLATALGYADKLKMLPRQAFAESKMQLRKATLANMKG